Proteins from one bacterium genomic window:
- a CDS encoding response regulator, protein MSSVRKILVVEDNPNMSSLLADMLEVFAVDSVRATDGEDALRKLEQENIGLVITDMRMPKMNGTELIAALKDKHPKLPVVLISGFNLTEAENQGPAGRADGFLMKPFRMNDIKDILDRFFVR, encoded by the coding sequence ATGTCGTCCGTACGCAAAATCCTGGTTGTCGAGGACAATCCCAACATGTCGAGTCTGCTGGCCGACATGCTGGAAGTCTTCGCCGTGGACAGTGTCCGCGCCACCGATGGCGAGGACGCGCTTCGCAAGCTGGAACAGGAGAACATCGGGCTGGTGATCACCGACATGCGGATGCCGAAGATGAACGGCACCGAATTGATTGCCGCGTTAAAAGACAAGCACCCGAAACTGCCGGTCGTCTTGATCAGCGGTTTCAACCTGACCGAGGCCGAAAATCAGGGCCCGGCGGGCAGGGCCGATGGCTTCCTGATGAAGCCGTTTCGCATGAACGACATCAAAGACATCCTCGATCGATTCTTCGTCCGCTGA